CACTTTTACCCCAGTAAACAAAACAAAGGTAGCAATCAACATACTCGAAATAATATCGATTTCTGCCCAGCCAGTTAAGTAAATTAAAATACCAGCGAAGAAGGTTGAAACCGTTGAAATCAAATCAAAAAACGAGTGTAAAAACACCGCATAAACGTTAATACTGGCTTTACGTCCTTTGTATAACACCCATGCTGCAGCACCATGAAATAAAAAGCCAATAGCTGAAATGACCGACATCAGATAGCTATTGATTTGTAAATCATGGCCATCGCTATGGTGAAAGTAACGTTCCCCCCCCTCATAAAGGATAATCAAGCTAATACTTAAATATAAGATGCCATTGATCAAGCCACCGGTAAGCTCTGCGCGCTGGTAGCCATCATTGAAGTTTTTTGCGAAATATATCGCCATGCTTGAGGCAATAAGCGCGATGAATAAAGAACTGTTATGAACAAACAAATGCCCAGCATCAGCAAGTACAGCAAGCGAATTCGAATAATAGGCGCCAATAACCTGTATCACCATA
The nucleotide sequence above comes from Pseudoalteromonas shioyasakiensis. Encoded proteins:
- a CDS encoding cation diffusion facilitator family transporter, which encodes MTDITTHQASRRRLLIALAITCSFMVIQVIGAYYSNSLAVLADAGHLFVHNSSLFIALIASSMAIYFAKNFNDGYQRAELTGGLINGILYLSISLIILYEGGERYFHHSDGHDLQINSYLMSVISAIGFLFHGAAAWVLYKGRKASINVYAVFLHSFFDLISTVSTFFAGILIYLTGWAEIDIISSMLIATFVLFTGVKVIIRCIQGLLENRSKLPNVADIEQSIASVEHVENVHNVTVMRQDKDIIVGAHVVLKQHCTVEKHDEACRLKVEKLLQSRFKIGKSVLQIESHECHHVN